A genomic segment from Treponema sp. Marseille-Q3903 encodes:
- a CDS encoding V-type ATP synthase subunit F, protein MKYYIIGERELVLAFKMIGVSGTFAETRQEVLDAFNRVIGKGGISNVPTGEIPRVLILTEHAASQIEDEQIAWQKTGNFPLIVEIPGLNGHIEGKRSLLDAIREAIGVQV, encoded by the coding sequence TTGAAATATTATATTATCGGAGAGCGTGAATTAGTTCTCGCTTTCAAGATGATTGGGGTATCGGGTACGTTTGCAGAAACCCGTCAGGAAGTTTTAGATGCTTTTAACCGTGTCATAGGCAAAGGCGGAATTTCAAATGTTCCCACAGGTGAAATACCTCGTGTTCTAATTCTCACGGAACATGCTGCCAGTCAGATTGAAGATGAACAAATCGCGTGGCAAAAAACAGGTAATTTTCCTCTGATTGTTGAAATACCGGGATTGAACGGGCACATTGAAGGTAAAAGGTCTTTGCTTGACGCAATTCGCGAAGCAATCGGTGTACAGGTTTAG
- a CDS encoding ATP synthase subunit C: protein MKKFLSFLTVLAGGACLFAEEAEGASSFSGSGIKYLAAAIAVGLACIASGMAVGKIGAAAMGAMSENPELSGKALPFVGLAEGICLWGMLVGVLILFR, encoded by the coding sequence ATGAAAAAATTTCTTTCGTTTTTGACAGTTTTGGCAGGCGGTGCATGCTTGTTTGCTGAAGAAGCTGAAGGCGCTTCTAGTTTTAGCGGAAGCGGAATCAAATATCTCGCTGCTGCTATTGCAGTCGGACTTGCTTGTATTGCATCTGGAATGGCTGTAGGTAAAATCGGTGCCGCTGCTATGGGTGCGATGAGTGAAAATCCTGAACTCTCAGGTAAAGCACTTCCGTTCGTAGGGCTCGCTGAAGGTATTTGTCTTTGGGGAATGCTTGTTGGGGTTCTTATCTTATTCAGATAG
- a CDS encoding V-type ATP synthase subunit I produces MARTAEMKLLELMVLKEDISAVIEYIGKKGSFQFQKKEKSRNAINQSDENAFVDVDSQFYDEIKSACSDLSIDLSEVSEIIAKSSSPTEKDRESAGYIIQSYRNLSKQLTEAKESASKIQDAYKEAMAFSNLQVSYAELEHLSFLSLKIGKISSGKYEDLKNALEGNAVVIPLGDDKSHLLIASSKKGRFALDSILKEYDFVTMEIPPDFKGVPQNVLDGLKKRKIESESAIEELEIQKKNFAETHKQSFIKLAASFAIAVQIEGIKRNLESTELVYRITGWIPAGEAEAYMKELEDLTEGRIAIREFEPYEVPAVMNGIEDVPVKLEHGKFVKSFERMIFSYGSPVYGTIDPSPFVAIFFTILFGIMFGDFGQGMFFVLFGILMMRNVIKVGRWNKFAPIFMSIGISSSIMGLLTGEFFGTEKVLEPFAEWVTGFFGTPHAPILKLMPSSDPNSIFVMFGVFGAAVAIGFVINTCGLLLNIINNIIRKKYAQALFGKNGLAGAIFFWYVIALILRIVIAHHSVAVYDIVIIAVSLFFAAFAEPFALKLEGKKELFENGFGAYFISSIVEIIEVISGYLSNTISFVRVGAFALSHAVLNFTILTLTNMCGGVLSPGGILIMILGNALIIVLEGMIVAIQVIRLQYYEFFSKFFHETGSEFKPFVFEAEIDN; encoded by the coding sequence ATGGCTAGAACTGCAGAAATGAAGCTGCTTGAGCTGATGGTTCTAAAAGAAGATATTTCAGCGGTGATTGAATATATTGGGAAAAAAGGCAGTTTTCAGTTTCAGAAAAAAGAAAAGTCACGCAATGCTATCAATCAGAGCGATGAAAACGCATTTGTAGATGTAGACAGCCAGTTTTATGATGAAATAAAGTCGGCATGTTCGGATCTTTCAATCGACCTCAGCGAAGTTTCTGAAATTATTGCAAAAAGTTCATCTCCGACTGAAAAAGACCGAGAAAGTGCCGGTTATATAATTCAATCGTACCGAAATCTTTCCAAACAGCTTACAGAAGCAAAAGAATCGGCTTCAAAAATTCAAGATGCTTATAAAGAAGCGATGGCTTTTTCGAATCTTCAAGTTTCGTATGCAGAACTCGAGCACCTTTCGTTTCTCTCACTCAAAATCGGTAAAATTTCTTCCGGAAAATACGAAGACCTTAAAAACGCGCTTGAAGGAAACGCAGTTGTAATTCCTCTCGGCGATGATAAATCTCATCTGCTCATTGCATCTTCTAAAAAAGGTCGTTTTGCCCTCGATTCAATTCTAAAAGAATACGATTTTGTTACTATGGAGATTCCTCCTGATTTTAAGGGCGTTCCTCAGAATGTCCTCGACGGGCTAAAAAAACGTAAAATCGAATCAGAGAGTGCGATTGAAGAACTCGAAATCCAAAAAAAGAATTTTGCAGAAACTCACAAACAGTCTTTCATAAAACTCGCAGCGAGCTTTGCAATTGCAGTCCAGATTGAAGGTATAAAACGGAATCTTGAATCTACGGAATTAGTATACAGAATTACAGGCTGGATTCCTGCAGGCGAAGCAGAAGCATATATGAAAGAACTCGAAGATCTTACCGAAGGGCGAATTGCAATCCGTGAATTCGAGCCTTATGAAGTTCCTGCCGTCATGAACGGAATAGAAGATGTTCCTGTAAAACTCGAACACGGCAAATTCGTAAAAAGTTTTGAAAGAATGATTTTTTCTTATGGTTCGCCTGTTTATGGGACAATTGACCCGAGCCCGTTTGTAGCTATTTTCTTTACGATTTTGTTTGGAATCATGTTCGGAGATTTTGGACAGGGAATGTTCTTTGTTTTGTTCGGAATTTTGATGATGCGAAACGTGATTAAAGTCGGCAGATGGAACAAATTTGCTCCGATTTTTATGTCGATCGGTATTTCAAGCTCAATTATGGGACTTTTGACAGGTGAATTTTTTGGTACTGAAAAAGTCCTCGAACCTTTTGCTGAATGGGTGACAGGCTTCTTTGGAACTCCACATGCTCCGATTTTAAAGCTGATGCCTTCTTCTGACCCTAATTCAATTTTTGTTATGTTCGGCGTTTTTGGTGCCGCAGTTGCAATCGGTTTTGTGATAAACACGTGCGGACTTTTGCTCAACATCATCAACAATATAATCAGAAAAAAATATGCTCAGGCGTTGTTCGGGAAAAATGGACTTGCCGGTGCAATCTTCTTTTGGTATGTGATTGCGTTGATTTTGCGCATTGTGATTGCGCATCATTCAGTTGCGGTTTATGATATTGTTATAATTGCAGTATCATTGTTTTTTGCAGCTTTTGCTGAACCTTTTGCGCTCAAACTTGAAGGTAAAAAAGAGTTATTTGAAAACGGTTTTGGCGCTTATTTTATTTCGAGTATTGTTGAAATAATCGAAGTTATTTCAGGATATTTATCGAATACAATAAGTTTTGTGCGTGTCGGTGCTTTTGCGCTTTCGCACGCCGTGTTAAACTTTACAATATTGACGCTGACAAATATGTGTGGTGGAGTCCTTTCTCCAGGTGGAATTTTGATCATGATTTTAGGAAATGCATTGATCATTGTTCTTGAAGGAATGATTGTCGCAATTCAGGTGATACGTCTTCAGTATTATGAATTTTTTAGCAAATTCTTCCATGAAACAGGAAGCGAATTCAAACCGTTTGTGTTTGAAGCAGAAATAGATAATTAA
- a CDS encoding V-type ATPase subunit, producing MDRESAGAFVYAKASGILGHSFIGSRTHLLFEQKSLSGLWTMIFKTPVPIIPEVMLAEQIESEAFTKFISEYKYFVKCYDKPDPLLIDQLCIYEAENLKEVSDALSNGQKTPPALVDLEGMTKLDFTAWPDIAKITKDTPYSWYNRVPDVHEQQKMEFKLDLQVIRHLWNSVIQKKGEIREVLLKIYENEYTIKNIIWALRLRIYYKMAKEDIADKLIYVTDKPSSDDPIAGPALSVLDMPLDNYETWSNWKYKDLINPYVEGEPWEIDPTWIENRNRVVLNRLSLKVFHQYPMTECSLIGWYKIKKYELRCIRTAVESLRLNINASEAMSSVGISTDGGAIYG from the coding sequence ATGGACAGAGAGTCGGCAGGAGCTTTTGTTTACGCAAAGGCAAGCGGCATTTTAGGACATTCTTTTATAGGTTCTCGCACGCACCTTCTTTTTGAACAAAAATCTTTAAGCGGATTGTGGACAATGATTTTTAAAACTCCTGTTCCGATTATTCCTGAAGTCATGCTTGCAGAGCAGATTGAGAGCGAGGCTTTCACTAAGTTCATTAGCGAATACAAATATTTTGTAAAATGTTACGACAAACCCGACCCTCTCCTTATAGACCAACTTTGTATTTATGAAGCGGAAAATCTCAAAGAAGTTTCAGACGCTCTTTCAAACGGTCAAAAAACGCCGCCTGCTCTTGTAGACCTTGAGGGGATGACAAAGCTTGATTTTACAGCATGGCCTGATATCGCAAAAATTACAAAAGACACACCTTACTCATGGTATAACCGTGTTCCGGATGTTCATGAGCAGCAAAAGATGGAATTTAAACTTGACCTTCAAGTTATCCGCCATCTTTGGAATTCTGTGATTCAAAAAAAAGGCGAAATCAGAGAAGTTCTTTTGAAAATTTACGAAAACGAATATACAATTAAAAATATAATCTGGGCGTTGCGCCTGCGAATTTACTACAAGATGGCAAAAGAAGATATAGCTGATAAACTCATTTATGTAACCGACAAACCTAGTTCAGATGATCCTATCGCGGGACCTGCATTGAGCGTGCTCGACATGCCTTTGGATAACTACGAAACATGGTCAAACTGGAAATACAAAGATCTGATCAATCCTTACGTAGAGGGAGAACCTTGGGAAATTGATCCTACATGGATTGAAAACAGAAATAGGGTAGTTTTGAATAGACTTTCTTTAAAAGTTTTTCATCAGTACCCGATGACTGAATGTTCGCTGATTGGCTGGTACAAAATTAAAAAATACGAACTTCGTTGTATTCGTACGGCTGTTGAAAGTCTTAGGTTGAATATAAATGCAAGTGAAGCGATGTCATCTGTCGGCATTTCAACTGATGGAGGAGCAATTTATGGCTAG
- a CDS encoding PTS sugar transporter subunit IIA, translating to MLGSLISPSCIKLDLKSSEYEECFAELLEVIIANHHDVDRTEAMNALVQREEKMSTAIFPCVAVPHAVCDIKNIAIAIGVSRDGVTFDAIEDNGKISGADVDINIVFEILFAEHDTEIHLQVLRDILELINNPDFVKNVVNSKSSQEVYDLIISIVS from the coding sequence ATGCTCGGTAGTCTTATAAGTCCTTCATGCATAAAACTCGACCTCAAAAGCTCTGAATACGAAGAATGCTTTGCAGAGTTGCTCGAAGTTATCATAGCAAATCATCATGATGTAGATAGAACGGAAGCGATGAACGCTCTTGTTCAACGTGAAGAAAAAATGAGCACCGCTATATTTCCGTGCGTGGCTGTTCCGCATGCTGTTTGCGATATAAAAAACATAGCAATTGCAATCGGAGTAAGCCGCGATGGTGTGACGTTCGATGCAATCGAAGATAACGGAAAAATAAGCGGAGCTGATGTTGATATAAATATCGTGTTTGAAATTTTATTTGCAGAGCATGATACTGAAATTCACTTGCAAGTGCTGCGAGATATCCTCGAATTAATCAACAACCCTGACTTTGTAAAAAATGTTGTCAATTCAAAGTCTTCACAGGAAGTTTATGATTTGATAATTTCTATTGTTTCTTGA
- the secG gene encoding preprotein translocase subunit SecG gives MSTIGVVLLVIFVIVSLLLVLLVSIQDDGENGMGGLLGGRGTAAFGSHSASVLSKTTLVLVFLFFALTLGLALMNNKPKFDKDLAPATSVESESGTETESTAPAADSNWWAEGANAE, from the coding sequence ATGAGTACAATTGGTGTTGTTCTTTTAGTAATTTTCGTAATCGTTAGTTTGCTTTTAGTTCTTTTGGTTTCAATCCAAGACGATGGCGAAAACGGAATGGGAGGTTTGCTCGGTGGTCGTGGTACGGCTGCATTCGGTTCTCATTCTGCAAGTGTTCTTTCAAAAACAACTCTTGTATTAGTATTTTTGTTTTTTGCTCTCACTTTGGGACTTGCATTGATGAACAATAAACCAAAATTTGACAAAGATCTCGCTCCTGCAACTTCTGTTGAATCTGAGTCTGGAACTGAGACAGAATCTACAGCTCCTGCGGCAGACAGCAACTGGTGGGCAGAAGGAGCTAATGCTGAATAA
- the tpiA gene encoding triose-phosphate isomerase yields the protein MARTHYIAGNWKMNTSKEEAVALAKDLVAQLKGKTNKFMIGVPFVYLDAVAQVVKGSNIILAAQDCAATSNGAHTGEISTTMLKDVGCQCVILGHSERRHEIGESDELINKKVRKALNDGLEVDLCIGELLAEREAGEAEQVCAFQLSAGLAGVTEDQMKRVTIAYEPVWAIGTGKTATPEDAQAIHKFIRGYIAKLYNQKVADEVIIQYGGSMKASNAAELLAQPDIDGGLIGGASLKAETFVPICVL from the coding sequence ATGGCACGTACACATTATATTGCAGGAAACTGGAAGATGAACACTTCTAAAGAAGAAGCTGTTGCTTTGGCAAAAGATTTGGTTGCTCAGTTAAAAGGCAAAACAAATAAATTCATGATTGGTGTTCCTTTTGTATACCTAGATGCAGTTGCTCAAGTTGTAAAAGGTTCAAATATAATCCTTGCGGCTCAAGATTGTGCTGCAACTTCGAATGGCGCTCATACAGGAGAAATTTCTACAACTATGTTGAAAGATGTTGGTTGCCAGTGTGTGATTCTCGGTCACTCTGAACGCCGCCACGAAATCGGTGAATCTGATGAACTTATCAACAAAAAAGTTCGCAAGGCTTTGAACGACGGTCTTGAAGTTGACCTTTGTATCGGTGAGCTTCTAGCGGAACGTGAAGCAGGCGAAGCTGAACAAGTTTGCGCTTTTCAGCTTTCTGCAGGGCTTGCCGGAGTAACAGAAGATCAGATGAAAAGAGTTACAATCGCATACGAACCTGTTTGGGCTATTGGAACAGGAAAAACAGCTACTCCCGAAGATGCTCAGGCTATTCATAAATTTATCCGTGGATATATCGCAAAGCTCTACAATCAGAAAGTTGCTGATGAAGTTATAATTCAGTACGGCGGTTCAATGAAAGCGTCAAATGCTGCTGAACTTCTGGCTCAGCCTGATATTGACGGCGGTCTGATTGGCGGAGCTTCTTTGAAAGCTGAAACTTTTGTGCCTATCTGCGTGCTTTAA
- the pgk gene encoding phosphoglycerate kinase: MIKTVKDVDLKGKRIIMRVDFNVPMKDGVVQDDTRIMAALPTIKYILEQHPRSLVLMSHLGDPKKDVKKAQEKAEKAGKTWTDADTEKFINGKNRMEPVVKYFAEKLGKNVIFLPDALGQKAAIDALPDGAVAMLENVRFHKEETSKDPAERDVMAKELASYGDIFVNDAFGTAHRDQASTASIAKFMPVPSVGGFLMEKEVKYIQPMVENPPKPQVAIIGGAKVSSKIAVLESLLKNASALIIGGGMAYTFLKAQGHKVGISLVEDDFIDTAKKLLADAAAKNVKIVLPVDHVAADKFDASAVPVAVDGVDIPDNLMAMDVGPKTIESYKEVISTAKSVVWNGPVGVFEFDAFAKGTAAVAKLVADATGRGAMTVVGGGDSVAAVNKFNLADKMSHVSTGGGASLEFLEGKTLPGIAILATK, encoded by the coding sequence ATGATTAAAACAGTTAAAGATGTTGATTTGAAAGGCAAGCGTATTATTATGCGTGTTGACTTTAACGTTCCAATGAAAGACGGAGTTGTGCAGGACGATACTCGCATTATGGCTGCTCTTCCGACTATTAAATATATTCTTGAACAGCACCCGCGTTCGTTAGTTCTTATGAGTCACCTTGGAGACCCTAAAAAAGATGTAAAAAAAGCTCAGGAAAAAGCTGAAAAAGCAGGTAAGACATGGACTGATGCCGATACTGAAAAGTTTATCAACGGTAAAAACCGCATGGAACCTGTTGTAAAATATTTTGCAGAAAAACTCGGAAAAAATGTTATTTTCTTGCCGGACGCTCTTGGACAAAAAGCTGCAATCGACGCACTTCCTGATGGGGCTGTAGCAATGCTCGAAAATGTCCGCTTTCACAAAGAAGAAACTTCTAAAGATCCTGCCGAACGCGATGTAATGGCAAAAGAACTTGCTTCTTACGGTGATATTTTTGTAAACGATGCTTTTGGTACTGCTCACCGCGACCAGGCTTCTACTGCTTCTATCGCCAAATTTATGCCTGTTCCGTCTGTAGGCGGTTTCCTTATGGAAAAAGAGGTGAAATATATTCAGCCGATGGTTGAAAATCCTCCAAAACCTCAAGTTGCAATTATCGGCGGTGCAAAAGTTTCTTCTAAGATTGCCGTTTTGGAATCTTTGTTGAAAAATGCGTCTGCCCTCATAATCGGCGGCGGTATGGCTTACACTTTCCTCAAAGCTCAGGGGCATAAAGTAGGTATTTCTCTTGTTGAAGATGATTTTATCGATACTGCTAAAAAGTTGCTCGCTGATGCAGCTGCTAAAAATGTAAAAATTGTCCTTCCTGTTGACCACGTCGCTGCAGACAAATTTGATGCAAGCGCTGTTCCTGTTGCTGTAGACGGTGTTGATATTCCTGACAATCTTATGGCTATGGATGTAGGTCCAAAGACTATTGAATCTTATAAAGAAGTTATCTCTACTGCAAAATCTGTTGTATGGAACGGTCCTGTTGGGGTTTTTGAATTTGACGCTTTTGCAAAAGGAACTGCTGCTGTTGCCAAACTTGTTGCCGACGCTACAGGACGCGGTGCTATGACTGTTGTTGGAGGTGGTGACTCTGTCGCTGCTGTAAACAAGTTTAATCTTGCAGATAAGATGAGCCACGTTTCTACTGGTGGAGGCGCTTCTCTTGAATTCCTCGAAGGAAAGACATTGCCGGGAATCGCTATTTTGGCTACAAAATAG
- a CDS encoding 4Fe-4S cluster-binding domain-containing protein, translated as MFNPTEIIFSVTTACNLHCPHCFVNKNPQKLSIEKSITFIQNCLDSHKTDKTLPKIEKIGFTGGEPFLYTSFIEEIVKFSVKNDMMFDQIMTNGDWWKTEEELNTTLKKIYDAGYDGKIGVSWDSFHGQDSNRIVTFVTAVQKIFGQTSVNIQTVDRTEERESLPLSPAHKWSCATPSNGVSPRNAPDFSLLPKDIPIYHLPQTFLSNDKRAWNSKHWFKDDYCEGPGNILFVHPDGNIAPCCGFANENQELFIGTINDSLEEIMQNAKNNKMVEICFNKGLSKYRKELKRQLKKEGTKYLGKCGDMCSFCDFVCKKMR; from the coding sequence ATGTTTAATCCGACCGAAATTATTTTTTCCGTGACAACAGCTTGCAACCTACATTGCCCACATTGCTTTGTGAACAAAAATCCGCAAAAATTGAGCATTGAAAAATCTATCACTTTTATACAAAACTGCCTGGACTCGCACAAAACCGACAAAACACTTCCAAAAATAGAAAAAATCGGATTCACAGGCGGCGAACCGTTTTTGTACACCTCATTTATAGAAGAAATCGTTAAGTTTTCAGTCAAAAACGACATGATGTTCGACCAAATCATGACAAACGGCGACTGGTGGAAAACAGAAGAAGAACTGAACACAACGCTCAAAAAAATCTACGACGCCGGCTACGATGGAAAAATCGGAGTCAGTTGGGACTCATTTCACGGACAAGATTCAAACAGAATCGTCACATTCGTAACCGCAGTTCAAAAAATTTTCGGGCAAACTTCAGTCAACATTCAAACAGTAGATAGAACAGAAGAAAGGGAAAGTCTTCCCCTGTCTCCAGCCCACAAGTGGTCTTGCGCCACCCCTTCTAACGGGGTTTCACCCCGTAACGCCCCGGATTTTTCATTGCTGCCAAAAGATATCCCAATCTACCATCTGCCGCAAACATTCCTGTCAAACGATAAAAGGGCATGGAATTCAAAACATTGGTTCAAAGACGACTATTGCGAAGGACCCGGAAACATACTTTTTGTTCACCCAGACGGCAATATCGCGCCGTGCTGCGGATTTGCAAATGAAAATCAAGAACTTTTCATAGGAACAATAAACGACAGCTTGGAAGAAATTATGCAAAACGCAAAAAACAACAAAATGGTAGAGATTTGCTTTAACAAAGGACTCTCAAAATACCGCAAAGAGCTTAAACGACAGTTAAAAAAAGAAGGAACAAAATACCTCGGCAAATGCGGCGATATGTGCTCCTTTTGTGATTTTGTGTGCAAAAAAATGCGCTAG
- a CDS encoding SUMF1/EgtB/PvdO family nonheme iron enzyme, translating into MLEIKPFFMSDHEVTRAEYKKVIGSDPSIAKAHDKDGHELTGEAAGKNPVNQVSWYDALVYCNKLSIKESLTPCYKINGSTNPDDWGAIPNSDDATWNAATCDFTADGYRLPTEAEWEWAARGGQNYTYAGSDNSDDVAWYKLNTSATGTREVKTKKKNGYELYDMSGNVWELCWDWYEDISNATPNTGASSGFYRCYRGGSWYINAKYAKVASRGYYYTYGRNYYFGFRLVRSAN; encoded by the coding sequence ATGCTGGAGATAAAACCCTTTTTCATGAGCGACCACGAAGTGACAAGGGCTGAGTACAAAAAGGTAATCGGAAGCGACCCGAGTATAGCAAAGGCTCACGACAAGGACGGACATGAACTTACGGGAGAAGCTGCAGGCAAGAATCCTGTAAACCAAGTCAGCTGGTATGATGCACTCGTGTACTGCAACAAGCTTTCGATAAAAGAAAGCCTCACCCCATGCTATAAAATCAACGGCTCTACAAACCCTGATGACTGGGGCGCAATTCCGAATTCAGACGACGCTACATGGAACGCCGCTACATGCGACTTTACTGCCGACGGCTACAGGCTTCCGACAGAAGCGGAATGGGAATGGGCTGCCCGCGGCGGACAGAACTACACCTACGCCGGAAGCGACAACAGCGATGATGTCGCATGGTATAAATTGAACACAAGCGCTACAGGAACGAGGGAAGTGAAAACAAAGAAAAAGAACGGCTATGAACTTTATGACATGAGCGGGAACGTGTGGGAATTGTGCTGGGACTGGTACGAAGACATATCGAACGCCACACCAAACACAGGAGCGTCGTCGGGTTTCTACCGTTGTTATCGTGGCGGTTCTTGGTACATCAACGCCAAATACGCTAAGGTTGCTAGTCGGGGCTACTACTACACGTACGGCCGCAACTACTACTTTGGCTTCCGCCTTGTTCGCTCCGCCAACTAG
- a CDS encoding type II toxin-antitoxin system VapC family toxin, translating into MFLSAITIAELEYGVSKSQCREKNRRALLDFCADFTNIIDFTTEDTETYGMIRAYLENKGIPIGPFDTQIAAQALARNLTVVTNNIREFSRIPGLKVEDWTKES; encoded by the coding sequence TTGTTTCTTTCCGCTATCACGATTGCGGAATTGGAGTACGGTGTTTCAAAAAGTCAATGTAGAGAAAAGAATCGCCGGGCGCTTTTGGATTTTTGTGCAGATTTTACTAACATAATAGATTTTACTACAGAAGACACGGAAACATACGGAATGATTAGAGCCTATCTTGAAAACAAAGGTATTCCGATCGGACCTTTTGATACACAGATTGCCGCCCAAGCGTTAGCAAGAAATCTTACTGTAGTTACAAATAATATAAGAGAATTTTCCCGAATACCCGGACTGAAAGTCGAAGACTGGACAAAAGAATCATAG
- a CDS encoding antitoxin, producing the protein MVCTKVFTSGNSQAVRIPKEFHIDFSELFIKKIGSSIILTPKESKWENLKRSLSEFSDDFMSEGRNQPAMQKREF; encoded by the coding sequence ATGGTTTGTACAAAAGTGTTCACAAGCGGAAACAGCCAGGCAGTAAGAATCCCTAAAGAATTTCATATCGATTTTTCCGAATTATTCATCAAGAAAATCGGTTCATCAATAATTCTGACGCCGAAAGAAAGCAAGTGGGAAAATCTTAAAAGAAGTCTTTCCGAGTTTTCCGATGATTTTATGTCGGAAGGAAGAAATCAACCGGCAATGCAAAAACGGGAATTTTAA
- a CDS encoding VOC family protein — MKIEHIAMYVNDLEKARDFFTGYFNGRANAGYHNKTTDFRSYFISFDGGARLEIMNKPEMSDPKKLPTRTGYAHIAFSVGSKEAVDELTEKLRHAGFSVASGPRTTGDGYYESCIVAFEDNQIEITV, encoded by the coding sequence ATGAAAATCGAACACATCGCCATGTATGTAAATGATCTGGAAAAGGCACGAGATTTTTTTACCGGATATTTTAACGGACGAGCGAATGCCGGTTACCACAATAAAACTACAGATTTTCGTTCGTATTTTATAAGTTTTGATGGTGGTGCTCGGCTGGAAATAATGAACAAGCCCGAAATGTCGGATCCAAAAAAACTTCCGACACGCACTGGGTATGCACACATCGCTTTTTCAGTCGGCAGCAAAGAGGCAGTAGATGAACTGACCGAAAAGCTAAGACATGCGGGATTCAGCGTTGCAAGCGGTCCTAGAACAACAGGTGACGGATATTACGAAAGCTGCATCGTTGCGTTCGAAGACAATCAGATTGAAATCACAGTGTAG